A section of the Dethiosulfovibrio faecalis genome encodes:
- a CDS encoding amino acid permease, whose product MFSYCILFIRYWFKRCFFIFVGALGSTIPAILLIAMGFVSVFVFGHQSASVYTVQSMMPQLNVNSFVAISSVLFALGGAETTANFVTEMENPKKDFPRAILIAACLISGLYILGSVAITMILPTSEITASQGILVALSQVASHLGVGTWFIKLVAFGITLSVLGAIILYIGSPIKMLFCSVPKGVFPEKLTESNEHNIPVRAVYLQATIVTIILLAINLLPSVDIIYNVLVTMTALTSLFPYILLFTSYIKLRRTRPDEVRPYVIAKDANTAILIASVVMVVVIGGILLPLAPAMPTLRENVIYEIEIIGGAVVVIFSGLWIWRKFVKRTHCVR is encoded by the coding sequence ATATTTTCGTACTGTATCCTGTTTATCCGATATTGGTTTAAACGGTGCTTTTTTATTTTCGTGGGAGCCTTGGGATCAACCATCCCCGCTATCCTTTTGATAGCCATGGGTTTCGTATCGGTGTTTGTTTTCGGACATCAGTCGGCCTCGGTCTATACTGTGCAGAGCATGATGCCTCAGTTGAACGTAAATTCCTTCGTCGCGATTTCGTCCGTTTTGTTCGCTCTGGGCGGCGCGGAGACGACGGCTAATTTCGTCACGGAGATGGAGAACCCTAAAAAGGACTTCCCCCGAGCCATATTGATAGCCGCATGTCTGATCTCGGGGCTTTATATATTGGGTTCCGTCGCCATAACGATGATATTGCCCACCAGCGAGATAACTGCCTCTCAGGGTATCCTCGTGGCCTTGTCCCAGGTCGCCTCCCACCTGGGGGTAGGGACATGGTTCATCAAGCTGGTCGCTTTTGGAATTACCCTGTCGGTTTTGGGCGCCATCATTCTGTACATCGGATCGCCTATAAAGATGCTTTTCTGCAGCGTCCCGAAAGGGGTTTTCCCGGAGAAATTGACCGAAAGCAACGAGCATAACATCCCGGTCAGGGCGGTTTATCTTCAGGCTACGATAGTGACGATAATCCTGCTCGCCATAAATCTACTGCCCTCGGTGGACATAATCTACAACGTTTTGGTCACCATGACCGCTTTGACCTCGCTCTTCCCCTATATCCTTCTCTTCACGTCCTATATAAAACTGCGCAGGACGAGACCTGACGAGGTCCGGCCCTACGTGATCGCCAAGGACGCGAATACGGCGATTTTGATAGCCTCCGTCGTCATGGTCGTGGTCATAGGCGGCATTCTGTTGCCCCTCGCTCCGGCTATGCCCACCCTTAGGGAAAACGTTATCTACGAGATAGAGATAATAGGCGGAGCAGTCGTCGTTATTTTCAGCGGGTTGTGGATATGGAGAAAATTCGTTAAAAGAACCCATTGTGTCAGGTAG
- a CDS encoding M24 family metallopeptidase produces the protein MNRTRLDAVLASMEKKGIPQMIVSDPCAIFYLTGKWILPGERMLALYLDLKGKHRLFINELFPVEEDLGLDMVWYNDTQDPVPMLTKFTDHDGVMGVDKNWPARFLLKLMKSGGASDFVNGSEIVDKVRMCKDEMEKDLMRTSSKLNDSAMDRMIGLVPKKYTEKKMGKMLGDIWEELGADGHSFDPIVGYGANAADPHHVMDDSLVKEGDCVIIDIGCRFQSYCSDMTRTVFYRSVSDHAREVYEIVREANMRGIEKVKAGVRFCDIDGAARDYITEKGYGKYFTHRLGHSIGIEDHEFGDVSPVNTDVVMPGQIFSIEPGIYLPGDIGVRIEDLVIATEDGCEVLNGYTKDLIVVD, from the coding sequence ATGAACAGGACCAGGCTTGACGCCGTTCTAGCATCCATGGAGAAGAAGGGAATCCCTCAGATGATAGTGTCGGATCCCTGTGCCATATTCTATCTGACCGGAAAATGGATCCTGCCGGGAGAGAGGATGTTGGCCCTTTATCTTGACCTGAAGGGCAAGCACAGGCTTTTCATAAACGAGCTGTTCCCCGTGGAGGAGGATCTCGGTCTGGACATGGTGTGGTACAACGACACCCAGGATCCGGTACCCATGCTGACGAAATTCACCGATCACGATGGGGTTATGGGGGTGGATAAGAACTGGCCCGCCCGTTTCCTGCTTAAGCTCATGAAATCCGGCGGCGCAAGCGACTTCGTCAACGGCTCGGAGATAGTGGACAAGGTCAGGATGTGTAAAGACGAGATGGAGAAGGACCTCATGAGGACCTCCTCCAAGTTGAACGATTCCGCCATGGACAGGATGATCGGCCTGGTTCCGAAGAAATACACGGAAAAGAAGATGGGCAAGATGCTAGGCGACATCTGGGAGGAATTAGGGGCCGACGGGCATTCCTTCGATCCCATAGTGGGATACGGAGCCAACGCCGCAGACCCTCATCACGTGATGGACGACTCCCTCGTCAAGGAGGGGGACTGCGTGATCATCGACATAGGCTGTCGTTTTCAGTCATATTGTTCGGATATGACCAGAACCGTCTTTTATCGCAGCGTCTCTGACCACGCCAGGGAGGTTTACGAGATCGTCCGAGAGGCCAATATGAGGGGGATCGAGAAGGTCAAGGCCGGTGTCAGATTCTGCGATATAGACGGGGCCGCGAGGGATTATATAACGGAGAAGGGATACGGCAAGTACTTCACTCACAGGTTGGGGCACTCCATAGGCATAGAGGATCATGAGTTCGGAGACGTTTCACCCGTAAACACCGACGTGGTAATGCCTGGGCAGATCTTTTCCATCGAGCCCGGAATCTACCTTCCGGGCGATATAGGGGTGAGGATAGAGGACCTGGTTATAGCCACCGAGGATGGATGCGAGGTTTTGAACGGTTACACTAAGGATCTTATCGTTGTAGATTGA
- the arcD gene encoding arginine-ornithine antiporter, whose translation MSDDRKLGFFALVALVVGSMIGGGVFSLPSDIAQGAHPGAILLGWLITGVGMISLALVYQSLASRKPDLDGGVYSYARAGFGEYIGFNSAWGYWISAWLGTVAFITLLFGAIGYFFPVFGEGNNLASILGGSLVLWSVHFLALRGVREAALVNLVTTIAKLVPLIVFLVLVTLGFNADLFSSDFWGTGGAFEWSSVMAQVKSTMMVTLWVFIGIEGAVVVSGRAKNRKDVGTATLVGLVGTLVIYVLVSITSLGVMARGDLVGLPNPTTAYILESVVGPWGATLINLGLIVSLLGAILGWTLLAAETPYVAAKDGVLPRLFAKENANGAPVASLWITNGLIQLFLVLILFSSGTYQAVYTIASAAILIPYMFSALYQFKLVVTGESYGPEESRVGDLAIGAIASVYSFWLIYAAGLDYLLMCAVLYAPGAFFFWKAKYESGKSAFSPSNFLISGGLSVAAVLALTLMYKGVISPL comes from the coding sequence ATGTCCGACGATAGAAAACTGGGTTTTTTCGCCCTCGTGGCTTTGGTAGTGGGGTCGATGATCGGTGGAGGGGTTTTCAGCCTCCCCTCCGACATCGCCCAAGGAGCTCATCCGGGAGCCATTCTGTTGGGATGGCTCATCACCGGTGTTGGTATGATCTCTCTCGCCTTGGTGTATCAGAGTTTGGCGTCCAGAAAGCCCGATCTGGACGGCGGAGTCTACAGCTATGCCAGGGCCGGTTTCGGTGAGTATATCGGGTTCAACTCGGCCTGGGGGTATTGGATAAGCGCCTGGTTGGGGACGGTTGCCTTCATAACCCTGCTGTTCGGCGCAATAGGATATTTCTTCCCCGTCTTCGGCGAGGGAAACAACCTAGCCTCGATTCTGGGAGGTTCTTTGGTCCTGTGGAGCGTCCATTTTCTGGCCCTTCGGGGTGTCAGGGAGGCGGCTTTGGTCAATCTGGTGACCACTATAGCCAAACTGGTTCCCCTCATCGTATTCTTGGTCCTGGTTACTTTGGGCTTCAATGCCGACCTCTTCAGCTCCGATTTCTGGGGCACCGGAGGGGCCTTCGAGTGGAGTTCCGTCATGGCTCAGGTCAAGAGCACTATGATGGTGACCCTCTGGGTGTTCATAGGCATAGAGGGGGCGGTCGTCGTCTCCGGAAGAGCAAAGAACCGCAAGGACGTGGGGACCGCGACCTTGGTCGGTCTGGTCGGTACCTTGGTGATCTACGTTCTCGTTTCGATCACGTCTCTAGGAGTTATGGCCCGTGGAGATCTGGTGGGGCTGCCCAATCCCACCACCGCCTATATACTGGAGTCCGTCGTGGGGCCGTGGGGCGCCACCTTGATAAACCTGGGGCTGATAGTGTCCCTCCTGGGAGCCATCCTCGGATGGACCCTCCTGGCCGCCGAGACTCCCTACGTGGCGGCGAAGGACGGCGTCCTTCCCAGGCTTTTCGCCAAGGAGAACGCCAACGGAGCTCCCGTCGCCTCTCTGTGGATAACGAACGGCCTGATTCAGCTTTTTCTGGTGTTGATCCTCTTCTCCAGCGGGACGTATCAGGCGGTGTATACCATAGCCAGCGCTGCCATCCTCATACCCTACATGTTCAGTGCCCTGTACCAGTTCAAGCTGGTCGTCACAGGCGAGTCCTACGGCCCGGAAGAGTCTCGTGTCGGCGATCTCGCGATAGGTGCGATAGCCTCGGTTTACTCCTTCTGGCTGATCTACGCCGCTGGGTTGGACTATCTCTTGATGTGTGCCGTTCTTTACGCTCCGGGAGCTTTTTTCTTCTGGAAGGCAAAGTACGAGTCGGGAAAGTCGGCTTTTTCTCCCTCGAACTTCCTGATCTCCGGAGGTCTGTCCGTCGCAGCCGTTTTGGCCCTGACCCTGATGTACAAAGGGGTCATAAGTCCTCTGTAG
- a CDS encoding M20/M25/M40 family metallo-hydrolase yields the protein MENRIRELLLDLCSVKSVSGSSGELEMGRKIHSILAKLSCFSGERSGNLKTIDCDGRPAVLAFMEASGGSSATLGLTGHFDVVSASVYGDLADVAFDPERLAVDIAMRELPEPIRKDLDEGWLFGRGTADMKCGLAVHMALIEKWDREGAPCNVLFLAVPDEENLSLGMRKAVPEVARFLEERGLNVSAWVNGEPTVGAKGSSWPVHRGSIGKAMGFVLSVGVGSHVGEFFKGISAVQIAGQINSHLEGAPESADRLGDMVFPPAACLGLEALRDGYSVTLYDRVMARYNLLYCSRSPEELLKVLLNSAREGLARAIDLTSWSARKLGVSLSLPESRVMTLSELRKVAGEADPVGGDVSGSPVDAAAAEVLSLLDKSGLDGPMAVVGFLPPLYPPTVAVDDEAEGRLDRALEAVFDLARERGYEPVNVPVFEGISDLSYLGRAVGNGDMSVLKENMAGWGDLYDVPFEAMKAVQAPVCNLGPFGKDVHKATERLEPRFAFSVLPDLVERLAEEISR from the coding sequence ATGGAAAATCGAATAAGAGAGCTGCTGCTGGATCTATGTTCGGTTAAGAGCGTTTCCGGCTCGTCCGGCGAGTTGGAGATGGGGCGAAAAATCCATTCCATCCTGGCTAAGTTGTCCTGTTTCTCCGGCGAGAGGTCGGGGAACCTTAAAACGATAGACTGCGACGGTCGCCCTGCCGTGCTGGCCTTTATGGAGGCGTCCGGCGGCTCCTCGGCCACGTTGGGACTGACGGGGCACTTCGACGTGGTCAGCGCCTCCGTTTACGGTGACCTGGCCGACGTGGCCTTCGATCCCGAAAGGCTTGCGGTCGATATCGCCATGAGGGAGCTTCCCGAGCCGATCCGTAAGGATCTGGACGAAGGGTGGCTTTTCGGGCGGGGAACCGCCGATATGAAATGCGGTCTGGCCGTTCACATGGCGCTGATTGAAAAGTGGGATCGTGAGGGCGCCCCCTGTAACGTGCTGTTTCTGGCGGTCCCCGACGAGGAGAACCTGTCTCTCGGCATGAGAAAAGCCGTTCCCGAGGTGGCCCGTTTTCTGGAGGAAAGGGGCCTGAATGTGTCGGCCTGGGTCAACGGAGAGCCCACAGTAGGAGCCAAGGGCTCTAGCTGGCCGGTTCACCGCGGGTCCATAGGCAAGGCCATGGGTTTCGTCCTCTCCGTGGGGGTGGGATCCCATGTGGGAGAGTTCTTCAAGGGAATAAGCGCCGTTCAGATAGCCGGTCAGATAAACTCCCATCTGGAGGGAGCCCCCGAGTCGGCGGATCGGTTGGGCGATATGGTTTTTCCTCCCGCCGCCTGTCTGGGGCTTGAGGCGTTGAGGGACGGTTACTCCGTTACCCTCTACGACAGGGTGATGGCCCGTTATAACCTGCTCTACTGTTCCCGTTCTCCCGAGGAGCTTTTGAAGGTTCTCCTGAACTCCGCCAGGGAGGGGCTGGCCAGGGCGATAGACCTGACCTCCTGGTCTGCCAGAAAGCTGGGCGTAAGTCTATCTCTGCCGGAGTCGCGGGTGATGACCCTTTCCGAGCTGAGAAAGGTCGCGGGAGAGGCCGATCCCGTCGGAGGCGACGTCTCGGGGTCCCCGGTCGACGCGGCGGCGGCGGAGGTACTATCTCTTCTGGACAAAAGCGGCCTGGATGGGCCGATGGCGGTCGTGGGATTTCTGCCTCCGTTATACCCTCCAACCGTGGCGGTCGACGACGAAGCCGAAGGGCGGTTGGATCGAGCCCTGGAGGCGGTGTTCGACCTCGCCAGGGAGAGGGGCTACGAACCCGTAAATGTGCCGGTTTTCGAGGGTATCTCCGATCTGAGCTACCTCGGTCGTGCCGTCGGGAACGGCGATATGTCCGTACTGAAGGAGAACATGGCGGGATGGGGCGATCTCTACGACGTTCCCTTCGAGGCCATGAAGGCGGTGCAGGCCCCGGTCTGCAACCTGGGGCCCTTCGGAAAGGACGTACACAAGGCCACCGAGAGACTTGAGCCCCGCTTCGCCTTCTCCGTCCTGCCCGACCTGGTGGAGAGACTGGCGGAAGAGATCTCTCGCTGA